The Desulfohalovibrio reitneri genome contains a region encoding:
- a CDS encoding FlgO family outer membrane protein — MRIAFILLTVALLCGGCVKTIEDLQHLNRLNEKKDQCEVSTCVLRANRQAAGELADTLYAREIPPDARILVSTFVDIDSLGTTSTLGRVISEQLMAELAREGLSPVELKERGTKIAMRPGEGEFSLARSASDIIAKSPNGYAVLSGTYSVGLDSVAVSARVVRASDEVVLAGVAYEMPASPQVLALAGIPYRPGPGSGVRPRVATSLSPPGLAATSP, encoded by the coding sequence ATGCGCATCGCATTCATTTTGCTGACCGTCGCCCTGCTGTGCGGCGGATGCGTCAAAACCATAGAGGATCTGCAGCACCTCAACCGCCTCAACGAGAAAAAGGACCAGTGCGAGGTCTCCACCTGCGTACTGCGTGCCAACCGCCAAGCGGCCGGAGAACTGGCCGACACGCTCTATGCCAGGGAGATCCCCCCGGACGCCAGGATACTGGTCAGCACCTTCGTGGACATCGATTCCCTTGGCACCACCTCGACCCTGGGCCGGGTCATCTCCGAACAGCTCATGGCCGAGCTCGCCAGAGAGGGGCTGTCCCCGGTGGAACTCAAGGAGCGGGGAACGAAAATCGCCATGCGTCCGGGCGAGGGGGAATTCTCCCTGGCCCGTTCCGCCTCGGATATCATCGCCAAAAGCCCCAACGGCTACGCCGTGCTCAGCGGGACGTACTCAGTGGGGCTGGACTCGGTGGCCGTAAGCGCCCGCGTGGTGCGCGCCTCGGACGAGGTCGTGCTGGCCGGCGTGGCCTACGAAATGCCCGCCAGCCCCCAAGTTCTGGCCCTGGCGGGAATCCCCTACCGCCCCGGTCCGGGCTCAGGCGTGCGCCCCAGGGTGGCCACCTCCCTCTCCCCTCCGGGGCTGGCCGCGACCTCTCCCTGA
- a CDS encoding cold shock domain-containing protein — protein MERRGLVTWFDEIKGFGFVKDDEDGQEVFVHFDAIEREGFRTLTQGEEVRYTRTGEGGGPKADWVKPLD, from the coding sequence ATGGAACGTCGCGGCCTGGTGACGTGGTTCGACGAAATCAAGGGATTCGGCTTCGTCAAGGACGACGAGGACGGGCAGGAAGTATTCGTCCACTTCGACGCCATCGAGCGCGAGGGATTCCGCACGCTCACCCAGGGGGAAGAGGTTCGTTACACGCGCACCGGGGAAGGCGGCGGCCCCAAGGCGGACTGGGTCAAACCTCTGGACTGA